The Magnolia sinica isolate HGM2019 chromosome 3, MsV1, whole genome shotgun sequence genome includes the window GGAGGCCCACAAATAGAGTTTGAAGAGAAAAATACAAAAGATTTGGTGGCTAAACCTTCCGAGATTTTTTGGGTCTTCCGCCATCTTTGAACGGCCCCATAATGACATCATGTAACATCAACTAGCCACGGGCCCCACTTGCATGAAACAGGTGCATTATGACATCCAGTTTAGTCCGTGTGTAGccccacatagggcccacatgCATCGCCAGATCACCACGTGCAAAGACCGTTGGATCCCAAACAACTTTCAGATCCTACCACAACCAACCATCGTCTGGATGCAAAACGTTGATGGATAGATAATAAACAGGGAGCCTGTGCACTGAAATCCACCAATCGATACGTTGATGGATAGATCATAAACAGGGAGCCTGTGCACTGAAATCCACCAATCGATGGTTGGGATCACCTGTTAGGTTTGATTATGCTCTGATCCAAACATCTTTTACTAAGAAGCAGGACGGTTGAGATCATCCAAAACCATCGCACATTGGCCTCACATGATGACGCATGCTTGATATATAAAGAGTCACATGTGCAAAACAAGAAATAAGACTaggatggtgtggtccaattctcTTCGATTGGACGGCTGGGAGCTGAATAATCTCGTCCCGTACCATTAGTACTTCTCTACTGAACCAAGGTCAGGCTTTTcaaacaacaaaaagaaaggaaTTCCTGCCCTATTCTTCAAAGAAAATCTGTGTTTCGATGTACATGAGAAGGAATTCCATCCAATAACAACTAGAAACTAATCGGATGCCCTTTGATAGCAGCTTCTCGCTGCCAGTGGTAGCTTTTTTTGGTGGGTGTTACCGAACGCACCCGTACGATTGCAATTTGAATCCCAGACCTTCAACACTCAATACGAATGCTGGGGATTAAATCGCAATTCAAGTCAgcagtgcaaccaaacgcactaCTTTGGATGTTCCATGATAGGAAATTTCTTAGGAATACTAGTATTTATTTCATTCAGAAGAATAAAGGGAAGATCTACAACATCAGTTTTGGCATTAGAAAGCCCATGTATTTTAGAAAAGAATCTGGGCTTATTTTACGTTATAACATATTCTACATATCCCTACTCACAATCTATTAATCTCCACCGTCCATGATCATCCCTTCTTCTCACTGACCAATACCACAATAGTATGGAAGAAGGTAATAAATGTCACCTCCATTTATTGTATTGGTCAGGCCCActagaagagaaaaaagaagaggagaagattACCGGCGAAGATAGCCTTCGCTTCAGCCGCTCATCAGAGCAACAGCAGCCTCTTGCACCAGAGGCTGGGTCGCGTGCACGGACGAATCAGCTTCCCGCTCCAATTCCTCCCGGCACCGCTTCGCTTCCCTCCCTTCTCCCATTCTCTTCACAAATGCCACGAACTGCCTCCAGTTGTCGGGCTGGAACAGGTTGGGGTTCATCCTCAAGTACGTGAATGCACACATCTCCCGGTCCTCCTTCCCATCCCCACCACCAATGCTCAGCGACGATGCACGTAGGATCTGGTCATGGGCAGTTTCGTCGTACCGAGGCAATGCATTCTCCCCTGCGAGCGGGACACCTGCCTCACACGTCGCGAGAGCCACCTGATGGACCAGTTTCTCCGGCGCGCACTGTGCATCCTGGGGCTGCTCGTGGTCCCGCATCTCAATACAGGTGAAGTTGAATACAGCACCATGGCGGGCCAGCATGCGTGCAATTGGGAGGTACCCATCACGCAGGCGGGTGTTGTAGTATCCAGCAGTGAGCTCAGGCGCATGAGAACGGGTGCCGTAGTGCCAGTGAATGCCTGCTACCTTCACTGATATCTTGACACCGGAGCCTTGGAAGATCGACACCGCTGAAGAAAGGATTCGCTCCCCATGTTCGAGTAGCATTTGGGAGTACCAGGTGAGGAAGAACTCACCATAGGTGCTGTTCCAACCACCGTCGCGGCAGAAGAAGGAGGTATCCTCAGGCCAATTGTTGTAGCTACCCGCGTCGGTCGGACCTCCATTTCCCCATTCCGGCTTGCCTATGGCTTCAGCAGCAGCTTTCAAGCTACTGAGCATGTACTGCATCACATGCCCACAGCAACATCAGTACTTAACAGTCAGAGCAAGATCAAATAAGCTACAAGAACCATTGAGCTTCTCTtgcatgtgtatgtatgtatatatacctTGTCATGGCATTGGAAAGCTCCAATGCCAGGGAATTTCCATGTCCCGTTCAGCTCTGGATATGAAGGATATCTAAGCTCACCAGCTGGGCCCATTCCTACTTGAATTTCCTGCGCACAAGAACCCAACCACATTAGCTTGTGAGATCAAACAGGGAGAGGTACCAACCATACAATGGCAGAAACTACTGTTACAGAAGGCTAAGGATCATGTGTATAAAGCACATTTACCCTTCAATACTACATAGATGCATTGTTGATCCAGACCCCATTAAGCAGGGCTGACCTGAAGTCCACTTCCTCCCGGCTTTGAACCATTAGGACTGGGCTTGCAGGCAGGGCTTATTTCAAATGGATTTTGCTTGATCTCGgctcggcccattgacagccctactgtGAACCACATTATCGGGCCCAGCAGCATCTTGGCTAGCAAATTCCCACGGGCTATGGGCTGTAGCCAGTCTGTCGAGACATAgcctgattttttcttttttcgttctttctatttattttttttcttttattcttttttcattcttttttctgGGCCCTGATGAATAAACTACCGTGGCTGTAATATGATCCCAGGAGAACCTTTTCTTTATCTGGCCCAAGTAATCAGCCCACAGGCCTCTCCTCTCTAGGCATTTTGAACAGATCTGGGTCAGTGATTGTCGCCCTAGCCGAAGGCCCGAATGGGTTCACTGCCAGAGGGCCAACTCGTGAGGAACCAGGCCCAAATCCAGCACAAGCCTAGATGTGCAGGAATCGCTGGGTCCATTTGCAGCCCACTGCAAGGAAAAATGAGGCCCCAGTCCAGTCCGCAAACATGTTAAGCTCATTAAGCCAGGCCGGAGCCTGAAAGCAGCCCATATTCAGGCCCTCCCAGCCTGAATCCAAACCAAATTCAACCATGTACAGATAAATAatcataacaataataataatacagtGACAGTAGCAATATCATATTAATAATTCAACAAAACATATGCAGGCAATTGGGCTAGGTGAGGTTAATGGGCTCTAGCATGCTAGGTCTAAAGGCAGCCGAATTAACAGTAAGGCCCAAATTTGGGGTCCAGACTCAATCTGTGGATCTAAAACTCCTAGCCCATACCCAACCAGCTTACAGGGGTTGTAGCAATTAGAATCTTTCAAGAACATACCACTTCCACTAGGCCACTTACCTCCCTGGAATCTTAAAAAGGGAAATCTGTTACAGGGAAAACAGATATTCTGTCTGTGTGTTTGGTACCAAAAAGCTATTCCAAGAATACAGTTTTTGTGCTTGGGATGGGAATCTATTCTAAGAATCCAGTTTATGTGTTTATTCCAATTTCGGTTTCTCCATTTTTGGTTTTTATCAATGTTACTATACTTAGGAAAGAGTTGCTAGTAAAGAAGAGGCTTTTTATGTTTTTCAACCCATCCTGCAACCCAGCTCAAAGATCATCACAATCATCTAAGCCTtctcccaattaattggggttggctacctTAATCCATTTCCAACATTCCACTCTATTGAGGGCTAAAACTTCCATCagatcataggtcatcaagtcttttcttatagCTCATCTTAAAGATGAAAATCATATAAGGAATTTTGGGGATTGAATTTCCATTTCCACCCTATCCGACGGTGACACAGACACAAATTCAGCCCCTCGTTAATGGAACCAAATGTTGCGACCCATCATAAGGGAATTATAAAAga containing:
- the LOC131240626 gene encoding beta-amylase 1, chloroplastic, whose product is MDMALGLSHQIGSLCGTPLPTSEPGSVSGDSTTVALWKSQTPNLRCRIKGGSDVDALSPPVSPCRTPSPVLGGIRPDLSVACQAFAADVMPAEEMLDGVLREYREGGAQVKRKGVPVYVMLPLDSVTMGNTVNRRKAMNASLQALKSAGVEGVMMDVWWGLVEREAPGTYNWGGYAELMEMCKKHGLKVQAVMSFHQCGGNVGDSVTIPLPKWAVEEIDRDPDLAYTDQWGRRNYEYVSLGCDTLPVLKGRTPVQCYGDFMRAFRDNFKHLLGDTIVEIQVGMGPAGELRYPSYPELNGTWKFPGIGAFQCHDKYMLSSLKAAAEAIGKPEWGNGGPTDAGSYNNWPEDTSFFCRDGGWNSTYGEFFLTWYSQMLLEHGERILSSAVSIFQGSGVKISVKVAGIHWHYGTRSHAPELTAGYYNTRLRDGYLPIARMLARHGAVFNFTCIEMRDHEQPQDAQCAPEKLVHQVALATCEAGVPLAGENALPRYDETAHDQILRASSLSIGGGDGKEDREMCAFTYLRMNPNLFQPDNWRQFVAFVKRMGEGREAKRCREELEREADSSVHATQPLVQEAAVALMSG